The Prunus persica cultivar Lovell chromosome G7, Prunus_persica_NCBIv2, whole genome shotgun sequence genome has a segment encoding these proteins:
- the LOC18771696 gene encoding homeobox-leucine zipper protein HOX11: MELALSLGDASKPFLFLDKAPKMGSKDLGFCMGLGGAFSARSDESRESIHEGDHDQDERRRRRVSSDPPVQLNLLPSAPVPRSHASSQLRFPWLTDNLAVSEPAGSSDGPGRGLDVNRMPGMVAAAEEAEDAAAPLSSPNSTVSSFQMDFGVGNGGRSSKRDLELETDRASSRASDDEDNGSTRKKLRLSKDQSAFLEESFKEHSTLNPKQKLALAKQLNLRPRQVEVWFQNRRARTKLKQTEVDCEYLKRCCETLTDENRRLQKELQELRALKTSQPFYMQLPATTLTMCPSCERVVTTAAANTTNNNNNNSLKSALTKPRLHHPFAQAQVHMQHQVQASKGAAA; this comes from the exons ATGGAGCTGGCTCTGAGTTTGGGTGATGCTTCAAAGCCATTTCTTTTCCTTGACAAAGCCCCAAAGATGGGTAGCAAAGATCTAGGGTTTTGCATGGGCTTGGGAGGTGCTTTCAGTGCAAGATCAGACGAGAGTAGAGAGAGTATCCATGAAGGAGACCATGATCAAgatgagagaagaagaagaagggtttCATCAGATCCACCTGTTCAGCTTAATCTGTTGCCTTCTGCCCCAGTTCCTCGAAGCCATGCTTCTTCACAGCTTCGCTTCCCCTGGCTCACTGATAATC TGGCAGTGTCTGAACCGGCCGGTTCATCAGACGGACCGGGAAGAGGGTTGGATGTGAACCGGATGCCGGGGATGGTAGCTGCGGCGGAGGAGGCAGAAGATGCGGCGGCACCTCTGTCATCTCCGAACAGTACAGTTTCATCGTTTCAGATGGACTTTGGAGTTGGAAATGGAGGAAGATCAAGTAAGAGAGATTTGGAGCTTGAAACTGACAGAGCGAGTTCCAGAGCGAGTGATGACGAGGACAACGGGTCGACTCGGAAGAAACTCAGGCTCTCTAAAGACCAATCGGCTTTTCTTGAAGAAAGCTTCAAAGAGCACAGCACTCTCAATCCT AAACAAAAACTTGCTCTGGCTAAACAGTTGAATCTTCGTCCACGCCAAGTGGAAGTGTGGTTTCAGAATCGAAGAGCAAG GACTAAATTGAAGCAGACAGAGGTAGATTGCGAATACTTAAAGAGATGCTGCGAAACACTGACAGATGAGAACAGAAGGTTACAAAAAGAGCTGCAAGAATTAAGAGCATTAAAAACTTCTCAACCTTTCTACATGCAGCTTCCTGCCACAACCCTCACCATGTGCCCCTCATGTGAGCGAGTGGTCACCACAGCCGCAGCCAACacaaccaacaacaacaacaacaacagttTAAAGTCTGCTCTAACCAAGCCAAGGTTACATCACCCTTTTGCTCAAGCCCAAGTCCACATGCAGCATCAGGTTCAAGCCAGCAAAGGAGCTGCTGCATGA
- the LOC18769389 gene encoding protein trichome birefringence, which yields MAEATKHHLPTINGGTLLSDLKSLFSILKTRRTVAFVYGFMFAFVAFTVFLAFSPSPNSGAPWFSNIFTSSSTSSTSSSFFSFLFPNVTSSPQQQNQTVAFAPQTEPSRSISTAAAQAPSVNKQPPLVKNQTQPTILNPNQTSTALPKQPLVTPKNTTSKPEPTTLVKNQTESTQNSDKAAVFKANQTSIAAPKTPVAAAGNKSSNSAPQSGSPEKSVAQKGVESNYTASVLKKQSNETNSGVSVKKGKQGNDDLVKSLMNCDILHGEWVKDDSYPLYKPGSCPLIDEQFNCILNGRPDKDFQKFKWKPKDCTLPRLDGSHMLELLRGKRFVFVGDSLNRNMWESLVCILRNSAKDKSKVFEANGRTHFRGEASYSFIFKDYNCTVEFFVSPFLVREWEMPEKDGSKRETLRLDLVGRSSDLYKDADIVIFNTGHWWTHEKTSKGKDYYQEGSHVYGELNVLEAFRKALTTWARWVDAKINPRKSIVFFRGYSASHFSGGQWNSGGQCDSETLPISNETYLRPYPPKMLVLEKVLRNMKTHVTYLNITRMTDFRKDGHPSIYRKQHLSDAERRSPKSFQDCSHWCLPGVPDAWNEVLYAELLVKLYQNQQQQLQLQQQKRA from the exons ATGGCTGAGGCCACAAAGCACCACCTTCCAACCATCAATGGTGGAACTTTGCTCTCAGACCTCAAGAGCCTCTTCTCCATCCTCAAAACCAGAAGAACTGTGGCTTTTGTTTATGGGTTCATGTTTGCCTTTGTTGCCTTCACTGTTTTCTTGGCCTTCAGCCCCTCCCCAAACTCTGGTGCTCCTTGGTTCTCAAACATCTTCACAAGTTCCAGTACCAGTTCTACTTCTAgttcatttttctctttcttgtttCCCAATGTCACTTCATCTCCACAGCAACAAAATCAAACCGTTGCTTTTGCACCACAAACAGAGCCCTCTAGATCTATTAGCACCGCCGCCGCACAAGCTCCCTCTGTGAATAAACAACCACCTCTTGTGAAAAACCAAACTCAACCCACAATTTTGAACCCAAATCAGACATCAACTGCACTGCCTAAACAACCTCTAGTTACACCCAAGAATACGACTAGTAAGCCTGAACCAACCACCCTTGTGAAGAACCAAACTGAAAGTACCCAGAATTCTGATAAAGCCGCAGTTTTTAAGGCCAATCAGACCTCAATTGCCGCCCCAAAAACCCCGGTGGCGGCGGCGGGTAATAAAAGCTCGAATTCGGCACCGCAATCGGGTTCTCCGGAGAAGAGTGTTGCACAGAAGGGAGTGGAATCGAATTATACTGCTTCTGTGTTGAAGAAACAGAGCAATGAAACAAATTCTGGTGTGTCGGTGAAGAAGGGGAAGCAGGGGAATGATGATTTGGTGAAGTCTTTGATGAATTGTGATATATTACATGGGGAATGGGTGAAGGATGATTCATACCCTCTATACAAACCCGGGTCTTGTCCTCTGATTGATGAGCAATTCAATTGCATTCTTAATGGTAGGCCTGATAAGGATTTTCAGAAATTCAAATGGAAGCCTAAGGATTGCACTCTGCCAAG gTTGGATGGAAGTCATATGTTGGAGTTGTTGCGAGGAAAGCGCTTTGTTTTCGTTGGTGATTCGCTGAACAGGAATATGTGGGAGTCTCTGGTTTGCATCCTGAGAAACTCAGCCAAAGATAAAAGCAAGGTCTTCGAAGCAAACGGAAGAACCCATTTTCGTGGCGAAGCTTCATACTCCTTCATATTCAAA GACTATAATTGCACAGTGGAGTTCTTTGTGTCTCCCTTCTTAGTTCGAGAATGGGAAATGCCAGAAAAAGACGgatcaaagagagagacacTTCGTCTCGACTTAGTAGGGAGATCTTCTGATCTATATAAAGATGCAGATATCGTCATCTTCAACACTGGACACTGGTGGACTCATGAGAAAACCTCCAAAGG GAAAGACTATTACCAAGAAGGTAGCCATGTTTATGGTGAACTGAATGTTCTTGAGGCATTTCGGAAAGCTTTAACTACATGGGCCAGATGGGTTGATGCCAAAATTAATCCAAGGAAAAGTATCGTCTTCTTTCGTGGTTATTCTGCTTCCCATTTCAG TGGTGGGCAGTGGAATTCTGGTGGCCAATGTGACAGTGAGACTCTTCCCATCTCCAACGAGACGTATCTGAGGCCATACCCCCCTAAGATGCTGGTACTGGAGAAGGTGTTGAGAAACATGAAAACCCATGTCACCTATCTCAACATCACAAGAATGACTGATTTCCGGAAGGATGGTCACCCATCAATCTACCGAAAGCAACACCTGTCCGATGCAGAGAGGAGATCACCAAAGAGCTTCCAGGATTGCAGCCATTGGTGCCTTCCTGGTGTTCCTGATGCATGGAATGAGGTTCTCTACGCCGAACTCCTAGTAAAACTGTACCAGAATCAGCAGCAGCAACTGCAACTGCAACAGCAGAAGAGAGCGTAG